From the Desulfovulcanus ferrireducens genome, the window AGTTTATGGTTAGCAGGCTTAAAATTTTAGGTTACCTGCTAATCCACACCAGGCAACTCGATATGATCATGGGCAACAGAAATAGTCGTGAATATTACTGGCGGAAAATGATTCGGGATATTGATGAGAGGATTTTAACTAATTCTTTGACCCACTAAAACCAGATGAATGTCCATGACATTGGTCAAAGTAGGCCCGGTTATTATTAGCTCGCGTGTGCGGTTAAAAAAAGTATAGGCATCATGCTCGTGGAGAAACTTTCTGGCATCAAGGTTTAATTTTTTGGCTCTGGCTGTGGTTGAACCTGTCACCATCGCGCCAGCAGCATCAGTAGGCCCGTCAGTACCATCAGTACCGGCCGACAATATAAGGACATTTTTTAATCCTTCCAATTCCAGAGCGGCTGAGAGGGCAAATTCCTGATTGCGGCCACCGAGCCCATATGACTCGCCTAGGCTCACTGTGGTCTCTCCTCCGCTGATTACACAACAGGGAGGGGCCATTGGATGACCACTTTCTAAGATCTCTTTTGCTATACTGACATGCACACGGGCAATGTCTTTTGTCTCCCCTTCTATACTGGAACTTAAGATAAGAGGAGCATATCCTAGAGAGGAGGCAGCCCGGGCTGCGGCCAGAAGGGCTTGGCGATTGGAGGCTATAATGTGATGGGAAACATTTTTAAAACACTCTTCGTCAGAAAATGGCGTATCAGGAATAATGCCTTTCAGGCCCTGTAAAACCAGTTGTTGCACAGATTCCGGAAGTTTGTCCCAGAGGTCATATCGAGTGAGAATCGCATGACAGTCTGCCCAGGAACTGGAATCTGCTGCTGTCGGTCCTGAGCCAATAACATCCAGCCGATCACCAACCACATCACTGATAATCAGGCTTATTGTAGTTGATGGGTGTAGGTGACGGGCTAAGCGCCCGCCTTTAATCTGACTTAAGTGCTTGCGTATGGCATTGATTTCCTGAATATTGGCTCCGCTTGCCAGGAGAAGTCGCGTTACTTTTTGTTTGTCCTCCAGGGTAATACCTGGGGCAGGCGCAACCAGTAAAGAGCTAGCTCCGCCAGAAAGAAGAAAGAAAAAAAGGGTGTCTTTAGACCTGTGTCTATCCACAAACGCCAGAATCTCTTGGCCTGCCCTGATACTTCGTTCATCAGGGACCGGATGGGCAGCCTCTAAAAGACGTATCTTTTTCGTGGGCAGGGTGTGGGCATCCTTTACTACTACCAAGCCACCATTAAGCCGTTCTCCAAGAAGAGATTCCACGGCCACGGCCATGGCAGCACCTGCTTTGCCAGCGCCAATGGCTACGATTTTTTTGTAAGTGTTGAGAGCATAATAGTGGGTGCCGGTTTTCAACTGGGAATCTCTATAGTTCAGGGCACCAGAAATGGCAGCCTGGGGTTGCACAGATTTAAGAGCGGCAGCGAGGATATGACTCGCATGCTGGCGTAACCTCTTTTCATACATAAATATGGCTCCTTTTAACCTCTTAACAGAGTTTCCGTATCTAAATTGACGCTAAAATAACCAAAGTTTTGAAGCAATAAAGCAAAATTTTTACTTTTTTACTTGTTTGTCCCGGGAAAGGCAGGGCTTACTAAAGACATTCTTTCTATTGAAACCAACAGAGCAGACGTGATAAAATAAAAAATTAGATGCGCTTGCCCTGAACTTCTTAGCTTCTTTTGTAAATTCTAGTCTTAACCTTGCTTGACACAAAGTAAATGGCTTGAGTAGTGACAACTTGATTTTTATTTTATTATTAAAACGGGTAATCAGTATGTCTGAAAGAATAGGTTTTATTTCCACTCGCTTTGCCGGGACTGACGGCGTATCCCTGGAAGCTGCCAAATGGGCAGAGGTATTACAGGAGCAAGGCCATGTCTGTTTTTGGTATGGCGGACTTTTGGAGAGGTGGCGCAAGTTTTCTATGTGTGTTCCTGAGGCCTATTTCAAACATCCTGCAAACGAGTGGATTAATGAACATATCTGGGGGCGTACGCATCGCTCCCCTAAAGTTACCCGCTACATCCACGACCTGGCTGAATATCTGAAAAGCACCATTTATGATTTTGTCAAAGAGTTTGACCTCACTCTGCTCATCATTCAAAACGCCCTGGCAATACCCATGCATCTGCCCCTAGGTATTGCCATTACAGAATTTCTTTCCGAAACCGTGATGCCGGCCATAGCTCATCACCATGATTTTTACTGGGAACGTAGCCGCTTCCAGGTCAATTGTGTCCCTGATTTTCTGGACATGGCCTTTCCACCGCGCGATTTCCATCTGCAACATGTGGTTATTAATCAGGCGGCCAGGGAAGAATTGGCATTACGTAAGGGAGTTTCTTCTCTTCTCATTCCCAATGTTATTAATTTTCATCGCCCGCCATTACCTCCTGATGAGTACTCAGCTGATCTGCGTCAGGAAATAGGTCTTTCTTCTGATGATAAACTTATTCTGCAGCCAACCCGTGTAGTGCCTCGCAAAGGCATTGAGCACAGTATAAACCTGTTGCAACGATTAAATGATCCACGCTGTAAGCTGGTGGTTTCTCATCCGGCCGGAGATGAGGGCTCAGAGTATCAAGAACAGTTGATGGCCCTGGCCGAGTCCGTGGGAGTGGACATCCGTTTTTTTGGGGAGCGGGTCAACTATCGGCGCCATGTCAATTGTCAGGGAAAAAAGATTTACGTTTTGCACGATATCTATCAGCATGCCGATCTGGTCATTTATCCCAGCATCTATGAAGGGTTTGGCAATGCCCTTCTGGAATCCTTTTACTTTAAAGTCCCCGTTATTGTAAACCGCTATCCTGTATGGGTGCGAGACATTGAACCTAAAGGATTTCGCGTCCCTGTAATGGATGGTTTTATCACTCCCCACGTGGTAGAAGAGGCCAAAAAGCTTTTATACAACCACGAATATCGTCAACAACAGGTTGACTACAACTATGAACTGGCAAAACGCTATTATAGCTATCCAGTGCTTCGCTATGGATTGCAAATATTAATTAATAACATAAAAAATCAAGTTTAAAACAAATTCTCCTCTCTTAAGGGGCAAGATCTAGCCCCTTTTAATTTCCTGTCTTTTCTACTTTCCCAAAATTTAACTGGCGTTTAGGATCTAGCTT encodes:
- a CDS encoding glycerate kinase type-2 family protein, giving the protein MYEKRLRQHASHILAAALKSVQPQAAISGALNYRDSQLKTGTHYYALNTYKKIVAIGAGKAGAAMAVAVESLLGERLNGGLVVVKDAHTLPTKKIRLLEAAHPVPDERSIRAGQEILAFVDRHRSKDTLFFFLLSGGASSLLVAPAPGITLEDKQKVTRLLLASGANIQEINAIRKHLSQIKGGRLARHLHPSTTISLIISDVVGDRLDVIGSGPTAADSSSWADCHAILTRYDLWDKLPESVQQLVLQGLKGIIPDTPFSDEECFKNVSHHIIASNRQALLAAARAASSLGYAPLILSSSIEGETKDIARVHVSIAKEILESGHPMAPPCCVISGGETTVSLGESYGLGGRNQEFALSAALELEGLKNVLILSAGTDGTDGPTDAAGAMVTGSTTARAKKLNLDARKFLHEHDAYTFFNRTRELIITGPTLTNVMDIHLVLVGQRIS
- a CDS encoding glycosyltransferase family 4 protein, translated to MSERIGFISTRFAGTDGVSLEAAKWAEVLQEQGHVCFWYGGLLERWRKFSMCVPEAYFKHPANEWINEHIWGRTHRSPKVTRYIHDLAEYLKSTIYDFVKEFDLTLLIIQNALAIPMHLPLGIAITEFLSETVMPAIAHHHDFYWERSRFQVNCVPDFLDMAFPPRDFHLQHVVINQAAREELALRKGVSSLLIPNVINFHRPPLPPDEYSADLRQEIGLSSDDKLILQPTRVVPRKGIEHSINLLQRLNDPRCKLVVSHPAGDEGSEYQEQLMALAESVGVDIRFFGERVNYRRHVNCQGKKIYVLHDIYQHADLVIYPSIYEGFGNALLESFYFKVPVIVNRYPVWVRDIEPKGFRVPVMDGFITPHVVEEAKKLLYNHEYRQQQVDYNYELAKRYYSYPVLRYGLQILINNIKNQV